The following proteins are encoded in a genomic region of Aquella oligotrophica:
- a CDS encoding HlyD family secretion protein yields MIRLLIRKLKRHLNFANVVIGLGSLTALIYIFSYLFPITDNAFVVNNVRPVAAQVRGYVTNIYIKNGDYVHKGQKLFTVFDKPYQYAYEQLSADLEAAKAKLQVAKKTLERDQQISVNQEATYVKLAQDDEKYQQAYKINAISKMTLQNSEQATKAAKATWLAAQKQIELDKESIVAAEKEIASLTAKVKNAKVDLDETIVYAEDDGIIQNFFVSLGTPVNINQPLFSFVETRETYFQANFNETDLRNVQTGDDVLIFPRIYLGQKVFHGKIISDYWAANRQTTDNRSQMQNVTNENQWVLLPQRMPVQIKVMDPDPKYPLRVGTSAYVYIQTK; encoded by the coding sequence ATGATACGCTTATTAATAAGAAAACTTAAACGTCATCTGAATTTTGCCAATGTGGTAATTGGATTAGGTAGCCTAACTGCTCTAATTTATATTTTCTCTTATCTGTTCCCAATTACCGATAATGCTTTTGTGGTGAATAATGTCCGCCCGGTTGCCGCTCAGGTACGCGGTTATGTTACCAATATCTACATAAAAAATGGCGACTATGTGCATAAAGGTCAAAAATTATTTACCGTATTTGATAAACCATATCAATATGCTTATGAACAGTTAAGCGCAGATCTTGAAGCAGCCAAAGCCAAATTGCAAGTAGCAAAAAAGACTCTTGAACGGGATCAACAAATAAGTGTCAATCAGGAAGCAACTTATGTAAAACTAGCACAAGATGATGAAAAATACCAACAAGCCTATAAGATAAATGCTATTTCAAAAATGACACTACAAAATTCGGAACAAGCGACCAAAGCAGCTAAAGCTACTTGGTTAGCAGCACAAAAGCAAATTGAACTGGATAAGGAAAGTATTGTTGCAGCCGAAAAAGAAATTGCCTCTTTAACAGCAAAAGTCAAAAATGCTAAAGTAGATCTTGATGAAACGATAGTTTATGCTGAAGATGATGGGATAATCCAGAACTTTTTTGTAAGCCTTGGTACGCCAGTAAATATCAATCAACCACTATTTTCATTTGTCGAGACAAGAGAAACTTACTTTCAGGCAAATTTCAATGAGACTGATTTAAGAAATGTCCAAACGGGAGATGATGTTCTGATATTCCCGAGGATTTATCTGGGACAAAAAGTATTTCATGGCAAAATTATCTCAGATTATTGGGCGGCTAACCGCCAAACAACTGATAACAGATCGCAGATGCAAAATGTTACCAATGAAAATCAGTGGGTTCTCTTACCTCAGCGTATGCCGGTACAGATTAAGGTTATGGATCCAGACCCTAAATATCCGCTTCGTGTAGGAACAAGTGCTTATGTCTATATTCAGACTAAGTAG